The Glycine max cultivar Williams 82 chromosome 17, Glycine_max_v4.0, whole genome shotgun sequence genome contains the following window.
TAAGGGGAAGTGTAAATAGTAACTCTTGGATGGCCAATTGTTTCCTAAGCTGGCATAATCTCAATCCTAGTAAATTTGTGAATTGGGCTAAGATGGTGGCCGTTGTTTCCTACACCTCGAAGTTGATTCCTGTACTTCTTTTTGACTTTTGAAATAACCAatcaaaaatgtaaaattacattctaaAATGATTATAGATTTTGGTATTCAGAAAGGCTAAtccaaaaaatattctaaaaaggATGTAAGAAGTAATTTGGAGGTGCAAGAAGCAACAACCTAAGATGGTGGAAGGAAAAGGCCTGATATAAATTTCAACACAGGGAGGGTGTATCGTAACTTgacattcttttatttatttattttggactTTTATCAACTTCCTATAgacactaaaaaatataaatttcaacatCCGATTCGGATATATTGATTTTCCAATTTCCACGCATTTACATGTTTAGTGGCTTGAAATCGTCGGATAAAAATTACACCACTCACATTCTATTTAGACAAATCAGATTTGAAATACACTTTTAAGACTTTAGTCGTCTCATCTTCATCAACTGATCAAGAGTTGCAAATACGTTGATTTTGTGTGAATGCGTACAATCTAGTTCCTTTATGAATCTTCCATGATTGGGTTAGTTAGTAACGTCTATTCTTTTCAATGATCAAGGAGAAATTGATGTTCAAGATTGGTACGTACATTGCCGTTTCTGTAAGTTGGTATATATCTCTGTTTGTATTCCACACATGCTTatgaatgatttaaataaccgaGTCTTTGCATTAGGACGTACTGGATGGGTGAttgaaattttacattttcttcaTTAATCTTCTTTGTGATATAGTTGGATTGAAACTTGAATGTAATCAGGGAGGTGCTGTTGCACTATATATTCTATTATCATTTatcaacaaacaaacaaaaaatggaagagatcGACCTCACAGATTTTTATGATATCTGATGTACGTAtctgaagaaaaataaagtttggATGGAACCTCTAGTCATGCAACTTGTCATGGTAGGCATGAACGTAGATTGGTGTTTGATATAGTATTTCTTTCTAATTTCATTGCCCATGATATTAATACTTCTTAAATTCTATCCCAGGCACTAGTGAATCATGAAAGCAACCAAAACTTCGGTGAATCTCAATCATAATACAGCGGTGTTACGTTGTATGGCACGAAATTCCTTACTAAATTTTAATGAAGTACGTGTTCTATATAATTAGCTCAATGCataacaagttaaaaaataaaagaaaattcgaTGGTTAATGAAGCGAAAATGctaaaagttacaaaataatttggTACAAATAGTAACCAAATAACCAACGCTATCGGGTCACTTTACAACtcaattttattcagaaaaaaaaatgttaattggcACATATACAATTttgtcaaaactcaaaagcaCACGATTGTGATTTTCATCAAATCACTTCTTatgtatttttctaatttcttaaCTGATACTAGCTAGTATTCATATGAAAGATTGCTTATTTATTGGGGTAATAGAATAGTGTTCTGAAATGCATTGCATCACAAGGTAACATGTGGCAAAGTTATACCGAAAGTTGACATGTGAGttagaaattatattaaatatttctaattatttttgatAATTTGTTTTACTTCTACTTTTAAACTCTTATGTCAATTTTGGCATTTAAAAAAGCTCTTATATCAATACAAATTAGaatatcataataattaaatatattaggtCATTTTATACTTCTATAATATTTatacttaatttctttttttaagtacatttttttgttattcaattttttatatactcTGTTTTTATGATATTAGTGTAAAATATCTATCAATTTTATTGACGAATAATCTCTATttgattgataatttttaataagtattttttaataacattttttttgtatttataatatttgaatttgacaCTTTActtgagaaaattaaataaaatctacTTGAACTAACTAACTACttgattgtttttaaagatGAAGTTATTTATAACTACATTTAACTCTattatagttatattttttattgtaatttttaaaaatttatgatatttttgacTTCTTATtagattataataatattttatattatatctatatttttttaaagtttaataatgATACAATAACAGTGTAATATCattgaatcacaaattattattgatatgatttttaagatatttttattaaaattaataaacttatcataaatCACGAAATGAAAGTATAAAATGTTCATcgtctttttttctattttttatgttacttatttcatgcaatttttttaatccaccCTTAATTTTCGTCCCAATAACGGATCGTGGTGAATGATGATTTTCAAATCATCCCacgtattttttcttttctttttggagGTATATCATTATGTTTGCGTGCCAGTGAATTAAAGTCCATAATAATCAATTAACTGTGCGGCAAAGTGATTCTTATGGCTTAACTCTTCAGCAAAGTTCCTCTTAAGTGGCCGATGCTTTCAATGAAGATGCCACAGCACACAGGTCATCCAAGGGGGTTCTTCTAAAATTATaaaccattttttcttctttttacaataataatggcaattatatttgaatttaaaatctaATACTAATTACTTACATCTACACGCTACACAACTATATGCTGAAGCCTCAAGTTTAAAATTCCACTCTTCATTATatcaactgatttttttttccgatttaaaaagaatatattgtTTCGCTttaagtatgaaaaagaaagggaaggccgggaaaacaataattaaaggcAAGCCCAATCAAGTGTAGCAAGTGGTAACCAGAAGGGAAATGCACTTTTTTACTATTGTTTCTATGAACTAAAAGTTATAATCACTACAATTTTGTGCTACTTAGGAACAGTTATAGGTCCAGTTAAACTCACAAGTTCGATCCaacctggaaaaaaaaattaaaatcaaatagaCTCGAGTTGAATCGGGTTAAAAACATTGCAATCAAATAATTGTTAGGTTGAGTCTTGTGTCACTAACAGTTAAACTTAAGTTTTGTGATTTATCGACttgaatttctttattttaattttcatttgtatgaatgttattttaaaactaaatcctGCATAAAATCTGTACAAAATACTTAACAGTTGCgtatataattaattgatttgaGGGTTTTAGACATAACATGGGTAGACGTACACGGCTAGACGCGGAAAACATCCCTTGGACCGACCAAGATAGAGGCCGAGGAAAGCCTTTGTGTCTTTAGTATCCTTACTTTCACAGCACGTGGTCCTGCAGTGCCTTCTCTTTATGTTTCATTCTTCCAATATTATCCCTAtcctatttaaaaaatcattcagTAAacccaaaagaagaagaaaaggagttagtttattagaattagaattgaATAATGATGTTATCTGCACATTACTTCTGTTACATTCCTTTGGAACATTGGTGTTATtgagaatgaaataaaaaatatatatttaaacatatCTTTTATTCTGAAGATTGAGTacgttatgttttttttaaaaaaaagaagtacgTTATGTTTTCTTGAGAGACTACAAGCACattgatatttattaaatatagaaaGTAAAAAGTACTATTGTATATATGCATAACTCTCCCTTGCAAACAATAATATCAGCACTAAAAAAGCTGAACTGTTTGATaattttacatttgaaaacagaGAAAATGATACTAAAAGTGATAAaggatttataaaattaacttaatgattaaaaaaaattcatatttcttttattaataaaaataaaacaaattaataattaatatttacgggaaaaaaataatgtcactCAGACGGATTCACAGGGGAATCATTGACATTTGGCAAGTGAAACTGTGTTACAGATATAAGAGTTTTTTCAGTTGAACTCAAACTCAAAACCTTAACTTTGTCAAGGGGCGGTGGCTATCTTGAGTTGTAGCTAGCTACATTTACATTGTGGAATCAAATCTGTGAAGTAAGAAATGGTGTCTCTGTGGTTATCAACCGCTGGATCTGTTGTCCACCGTGGTGACTTCTTTACCATCTTACTTCTGCCACTGCTCTTGTGCACTACATTCACTTCTACAGGTACTGCTTCGCTTTCATTCTCACTTGTCCTTGGATATCAACTTCACTTCACTGTTAAAAGTACTCTCTTTCAGTAGAGTTGTCATGAAGATTCAAGGGCAttccccttttttttactaaaacaaaaaaggtGCAAAAGCAAACAGTTTagctagtttttattttatttgttttttgggGGACTTCTGAGATTTTCTCAACTGTTTTcagtgttttgttttgtttttgttttttttaaaatcaatttgtttCCTTTAGAGTTTTCTATAGATTTGTCTGTATACTCTAATAGATTGCTGAGGCTGGTATTTtccatataatttgttttttatggtTAAATGCTTACCATGTTGGTTGGGTATTGTTGTCTACTAGTTTCTCTTGGTAGAAGTCTAGACAAAAAAATCCagttgcactttttttttaaattaatgttcTTTTGGTGATTATATGGGGATGTGACataataaatatcttttttaagcATCTTTTGAATGAAGAGGCGAAAATGAAAAGGCAAAAGTCCCTAtctgtttcttttttaacttgAAGAAAATGTGATGTTGCCATAAGCATGGATACAACTTCTTTTTTAAGGCTTCCTCTAATCTTCACTTAGAAACAATCCAGTGATATATATGTTGCTTTGTTCTGtaaaattgtttgttttaagtATGCTCGCTGAGAATTACGTCTTCCACTTTTCATGGTTGTTCATATACAGAAGCCTATGATGCACTTGATCCAATTGGCAATATTACAATCAAATGGGATGTCATAAGCTGGACTCCAGACGGCTATATTGTAAGTGATCATCACTTTCTTAATGTGAGAAAGTACTAGGAAAAACATTATATTGTGAGTTTTGACATTTAATCTGAAAAGTATTTTGGAGTAAGAAATAACAGCTATATAGTACTAATATTAGGCTTGATGATGGACTTCTAAGTTGTACAAGCCCATGTTTCAGCAGGACCTCCAGGGTGTCTGATTGGTTAAACTTTAATATGGTTAATGCTAAACTCCATTTCTAACACAATAGCTAGAACTCCATGTTCCAGAAAGCCTTGTATGCAGATTATTGAGGTGAAACTTCAATTCTGATTAGAGAACAACACAAGCAACAACACTTAAGGAACTGTATTTAAGTTCTCTTCTAtggttaatgtttttttaacataGTATAGGTAACAAACTTTGAACTAGACGGTGAATGTCTTTAGGTTTTACCAATTACCTTTAAATTTgtatgtaaataaatattagcTCATGTCTTCCCTGTttctttaacagattaaatcCTTTCTTGCTTGTACAGGCTGTTGTTACAATGTACAACTTTCAACAGTATCGCCATATTCAGGCTCCTGGATGGATACTAGGTTGGACATGGGCAAAAAAGGAAGTAATTTGGAATGTAATGGGAGGCCAAACCACAGAGCAAGGGGACTGTTCAAGGTTCAAAGGGAACATCCCTCATTGTTGTAAGAAGGACCCAACCGTAGTGGATTTACTGCCCGGAACTCCTTACAACCAGCAGATTGCAAATTGTTGCTCAGGGGGAGTCTTGACCTCATGGGCCCAGGACCCTGAAAATGCAATAAGTTCATTTCAACTTAGTGTTGGTTCAGCTGGAACAACCAACAAAACTGTCAAACTGCCAAAAAattttaccctcaaagcaccagGGCCTGGTTATACCTGTGGCCCTGCCAAGATTGTGAAACCAACTAAATTTATTACTAAAGACAAGAGGAGAACCACTCAGGCATTAAGTAAGTTACTTGCAAAATGCATTGACATGAAATGTTGAATATATATCCATGTTTCTTTCTAAACTTAGCTGAAAAACCTTTAGTTTCTAGATGTACTATATGTACACATTAgacttaattttgtaaatttgctCTCGTACAAAACTGAATTGACTTTTGTATCTGATTGTTTGTGTAGTTATATGAGTGCACGTATCTTATAGAAACAGATAACTGGATGGGCTAGTTTCATTGAATTTTCAACAAGAGAACTCTTCCAATTTTCCTTGGTAGCAATATTTGTCTTTTGTTGATGAGATGAAATTATTAGCTTTTCATCAAACAAATAACAAGTAGTGAAGTAACTAGACATGATTATTTATGCTTTATACATTGTTCAGATAAATTATTAGTATGAAAACCATGTTTTAGTTTTTCAGATTTGGTTTAGCTTAATCTGCATATATTTTTGGCAGTGACCTGGAATGTTACCTGCACATATTCTCAATTCCTGGCTCAGAAGACCCCAACTTGCTGTGTTTCTCTCTCATCCTTCTATAACAATACAGTAGTAAACTGCCCTACCTGCACCTGTGGTTGCCAAAACAAAACAGAACCTGGCAGCTGTGTAGAGTAAGTCCTTTATCCATCATTCTGTATACATATGAAACTGTCCTCTGATATGTTTTTTCTGAACTTTTCTTACAGTCCTAATTCCCCACATTTAGCTTCAGTTGTGTCACCACCAGGCAAAGCTACAAATACACCTCTAGTCCGGTGCACGAATCACATGTGTCCTATTCGAGTGCATTGGCACGTGAAGCTTCAATATAAAGAGTACTGGAGGGTCAAGATCACAATTACAAATTTCAACTATAGAATGAACTATTCGCAATGGAACCTTGTTGTGCAGCACCCGAACTTTGATAATGTAACGCAGGTTTTCAGCTTTAATTTCAAGCCACTAACACCTTATGTGGGCTTAAGTAAGTCCTACAGTGCACAATCATATAGTCCTATGGATAAACTTGTGTACAAAATATTCCAATTCTTATATGATTATTATGTGATCTGGTTTTGCAGATGATACTGGTATGCTGTGGGGAGTCAAGTTCTACAATGATTTACTCACTTCAGCAGGACCCCTTGGGAATGTGCAGTCTGAGGTCTTATTCCGAAAGGACAAATCATCCTTCACATTTGATAAGGGATGGGCTTTTCCGCGAAGAATTTATTTCAATGGAGATAACTGTGTAATGCCACCGCCGGATGCCTATCCATGGCTGCCAAATGCAAGTTCGAAACTAATTTTCTCTTTACTGAGTACACTCCTAGGCACTTTAGCTTGTGTGGCAATGTTATTGACTTAAGCATGGAGAATAATGGTCTATATGTGGAAACATAAAGGGGTCATCTTCTACTTTGAAGTCAAGTCATGTGCACCAGATTGTTAAAAGTTGAAGAGATTCACATGGTTCAAAATATGCATAGAACACAGGTGCATGCATGCTTGCCATATGAATCCTGTCCTGTTATTTACTTAGGAGGGTAGATTTTTACTGCCACGTGTATTTTTGTAGCTTTtgcattgtaaaattatttaagttgCTCGAATCAttactttttcttcttgttcttttttcctttttagaaTAGTTAATTGATATCTTAGCACTGTGATgaatttaagcaaaaaaaactAGTTATCACCCACTACTCCTTTCGGGTGGATGGCTTCAGTGCTTTGCCATTTGTACTTTGATATGCCTGTACTTATCATCTTGCTATTTCTGCTTAGAAGGCTAGAACTATCTTATAAAGAAATTCAATTCTtcgtttttcttttaattcaaattcaaacttaaaCCAAGAGTTAAACATACTATGTTGAGCATTGCTTCCTCGTAGGAAAACATTTTACAGAATTCAAAGGGAAGAagagttttaattaattaataacttgaaaaaaaatagttaagaattaagaataaaaaacaaattagccACGTCTATTCCCGCGGtagtttttctttattcttttctagGAACTAGCATTTTCCCATTTTACTATTATCACGTTCCTCGTACCACCCAATGACAACCGGTCAAAGTGTTTGGTGACatttgttgattttatttattaaaatattcacacttattttagaaaataaaagtagaaTTGCAAATGTTATAATGTgtgttttatacttttattttcttttattattttttaaaaatatataataaaaatagtataaatattGTTATCTAGACAAGAAGTGGTTCCAAAACTGGcttattatttgtttgataataaTGTCCacgtaaataaattttatcgtTTAACCTCAATtttacaattacaaaatttaaatgccattaaaattaaattctactAACTTATTCCTAATGTGATTTTAATGtactaatagttatttttttattgttgcaaaataataaaaaaaaccctaaTATTTAAGGTATCGaaactatcatttttttaaaataatgaggaAAATGCACCTCGCATTActcattctctctttccttttcataaacattataaatttaagcACGTGTCTGGTTTAGCGTTTTCAACTACGGATCCATGCCTAGTTTGAAACAAGTATTTGtaacttttacatttttatatgaatttgacatgaaaaataagaaatatccACGTTCAAAACTTGAATTCAAACACAGTAAGTAGTATGTgtgaaaatgattttcctttcaTATGATAATACTAATAATGTACCGATGGTCTGGCTTCAATTTTCTACTTGATCTTTTTATCGTAACTTTTGATGATTTGTTGCTAGTACTTGGTTGGTAGTCATCCTTGCATGCTGTACCACGTGGTTATGGAAAGAGATATTATTTGAAGGTTCACGTCTTtgcatgaaaaattgaaaatggttAATATCATGAAGCCTTGAAAGAAGCCTTGAAGAGTTGGATTTAGTGACCCGCTTCTCAACAAGCTTAATGAGTTAGTCTGGCACATACGTCTTCCCGTTCCTCGATCGATGATGGTGAATTTGCTTGTCTCATCAAAGTTATGTAAAGTTCCTTTTTCAGTATATCTATAATTATTAAGTATTTCATTTCGTTTATacatttattattcttattttatcctttaattattttttaaaattactcacAATCACAAATAATTACTATCTAATATCAACATGAGAATTATTACAACTATATCTAACTTAAAAAAACAGTTAAGACACAATACGCAAAgtgtttatttttcaattagtatattataaaagaaaaaaaaatgcttacttTCCTCATTCCAACAAGAACAGGCTGGCTTCCACAGTTTGACTCGTCCAACTATGCTTGTAGTATTGACTCAGCACTAAATATTTTGATCaaactctaattttaataaatagcagtaccaaagaaacataaaaatattacacCTAAAGTTTGTCCTTATTTTTACAATACCCCATGCAggattaatgattaataattcagTACGACAAAAAGTCATTACCAAAGTTGTCACTAACTTAATCGAGCGTCAATTCTAGTAAACAATTGCCCTGATTTGAAGTGTTTATGCCATGAAGAACACATTTTGATACATCTAAGGCTCTTTTGTTTATTACATCCAGATGGATATATTAACACAGAGAGGGACAATTGTGTCCCAACAAATATCATAGATATAGCCTGGCGTGTTTAGATCAGTTATTCTGCAGACAAGTTGTTCTTGAACCGAATCAGCACAAGCAAGCTAATGTAAATAGTTAGCAACAGAATGGCACCATTTGAAGTTTCTATTCCCCTGTGGCCTACATTGTCTTAAGATGATTGGCATAGGCGTGTCTTTCACATGCTTCACAACTAGTTTCCTGCattaaatggaaaataaaatgtttatccTCTAAACTGATATACGTTATGAGAATATTCCGTTTATGTAAATGTACTTCACAAAGGGGAAGTTAGCAACAATGTCTCTTTCCTTCACCTTGTCTCCATGACCTGAATGAAAACGTACAAGGATGACTTGATTGGCTAGAGACCCAAAAGATGTGGAGTTTAATTTGATGCATTATTAGtgttaaaaaagttttatactTACAGTCAATAATGTGTTGTTAATGTCAAAGTCATTAATGTAGCAACACATCATGTGCACTACTTTTACACtgatatcaaaattatataggAAAGTATGTTAAAgatctataatttaattaaaaagcttgattaagaaaatatttctttcaGTAATGGTTTACGGTGGTAGTTCACATAATTTGATTAGTCATTGATGATATATTATAGAGCCTTAAACGACAGCCCCAGATTTCATTTTTCCATTTTCCTTCATAGCTGAGGAATTGAGGAAGCATGCATTCATGCTAGTGCAAACTGTGCAGTGCTAACTACAAGTTTAACCTGCAGCAAAGTGCCAACGTAGTCTAGTCTGCATAGGGGAAAATCAGATGAttaaattttcacaaaaaagGACAACGCACCTCTTCCAAAAGCACTTTATGTAATCCGCAGAGTGCAAGAAGAATCATTCTCTTGCTTCACCTGCAAGGATTGCCTCTCATGCTCAACTCGCTGAAGCTGTGATGACAATTGTAGCAAGTCAATGGTTGCACCATCTTCATCGGAAAGACGATCTTTCACATTCAAGTAATCTGAACCTTGGAAGATACCATCTGCCATATCAAAGTTTATAATATCATTATTGCCTGATATTAATACAGGACTGAGATGGCTTCCATCGGCATGATTTAGTTCTGGTGGAAAACTATCTGACACTCGGCTTGAAGAAGTCTGTGAGCTTATTCCTATCTTGTCAGAGACCTGACTCATGTTGTAGTGATGGCTATGACTGCTTGGAATAACCAAGGAGTGAGCCAAGGGAATTCCTGATGATTGGCTTGAAGAGTTCTGGGATTGAGATGACAGAAGAGAGAGAGCACAACAAGAGTCTGAAATCCCTGATAATCCTTGAACATTTGGTGAGGTATCAAAAACACTGAAGTCCTCATTTCCTACAGTGTCCTGGAATAGTGGTCTCAATCCAGAATTTTGGGCCCCAAGGGCAGATGGATAGTGGCTATTGCTCTCACAGAAGATGCTTCCTGTGGTGGATGTAGAACTGTTTTCATGAAGAAAGGGAAATTGTTTTCCGTTatatgatgaaaataaagatcTTGGCAGAGGATGTCCATTGGTTGCAGCCATAGAAGAAAGATTCCTAAAACCAGTCCCGTGTTCTGCTTTGATAGGTCTCCAGAAGTCACTCATACCATATTTCTCGGAACACATGACCCCACTTGGAAGCATCTCTGGTCGGATAAAAGATGATGTTAGCAT
Protein-coding sequences here:
- the LOC100811581 gene encoding protein COBRA, encoding MVSLWLSTAGSVVHRGDFFTILLLPLLLCTTFTSTEAYDALDPIGNITIKWDVISWTPDGYIAVVTMYNFQQYRHIQAPGWILGWTWAKKEVIWNVMGGQTTEQGDCSRFKGNIPHCCKKDPTVVDLLPGTPYNQQIANCCSGGVLTSWAQDPENAISSFQLSVGSAGTTNKTVKLPKNFTLKAPGPGYTCGPAKIVKPTKFITKDKRRTTQALMTWNVTCTYSQFLAQKTPTCCVSLSSFYNNTVVNCPTCTCGCQNKTEPGSCVDPNSPHLASVVSPPGKATNTPLVRCTNHMCPIRVHWHVKLQYKEYWRVKITITNFNYRMNYSQWNLVVQHPNFDNVTQVFSFNFKPLTPYVGLNDTGMLWGVKFYNDLLTSAGPLGNVQSEVLFRKDKSSFTFDKGWAFPRRIYFNGDNCVMPPPDAYPWLPNASSKLIFSLLSTLLGTLACVAMLLT
- the LOC100812110 gene encoding teosinte glume architecture 1; this translates as MESWSYIPEEKECVSNEAPSPPNTLGRSKNSFLGWELKTPCGFSTDMLGLGHHSIENQGFEELGFPEMLGKHMSDDLVASVPTRKVDGNRQQQQHHSDRITGTVVDAPSGFSQRGDSNSLIDLKLGRFAEHGDFTDPAFSKVLSSSESSTPPKRVRTSGLHSQTAYCQVYGCNKDLSSCKDYHKRHKVCEVHSKTAIVIVNGIEQRFCQQCSRFHLLAEFDDGKRSCRKRLAGHNERRRKPQMGIHPGKSGTLLQPCGDSRFQGSMLTSSFIRPEMLPSGVMCSEKYGMSDFWRPIKAEHGTGFRNLSSMAATNGHPLPRSLFSSYNGKQFPFLHENSSTSTTGSIFCESNSHYPSALGAQNSGLRPLFQDTVGNEDFSVFDTSPNVQGLSGISDSCCALSLLSSQSQNSSSQSSGIPLAHSLVIPSSHSHHYNMSQVSDKIGISSQTSSSRVSDSFPPELNHADGSHLSPVLISGNNDIINFDMADGIFQGSDYLNVKDRLSDEDGATIDLLQLSSQLQRVEHERQSLQVKQENDSSCTLRIT